In the Streptomyces sp. NBC_00525 genome, one interval contains:
- the fahA gene encoding fumarylacetoacetase: MPEQSSPLDVPEDDPFGPHNLPYGVFSTPDRPEPRVGVRIGDHVLDAGAAALALGSPYARLLAQPDLMALLGAGRTAWRDVRRALTAWVTVPAHRADMEPLLHHLDTVTLHLPYRVADYVDFYASEHHASNVGRIFRPDAESPLTPNWKHLPIGYHGRAGTVVVSGTEVVRPAGQRKAPADQAPVFGPSVKLDIEAEVGFVVGTPSEQGTPVPLADFRDHVFGISLLNDWSARDIQAWEYVPLGPFLGKSFATSVAAWVTPLEALDAARTAPPARDLPVLPYLDDSAEDEPGGYDLRMSVAINGHVVAEPPFATMYWTAAQQLAQLTVNGASLRTGDLYASGTVSGPEPGQRGCLLELTWNGRDPLDLPDGSRTFLEDGDTVTLTAWAPGPDGTRVGLGEVSGRVVPAG, encoded by the coding sequence ATGCCCGAGCAGAGCAGCCCGCTCGATGTGCCCGAGGACGATCCCTTCGGCCCGCACAACCTGCCCTACGGCGTGTTCTCCACCCCCGACCGGCCGGAGCCGCGCGTCGGCGTCCGCATCGGCGACCACGTCCTGGACGCCGGGGCCGCCGCGCTCGCCCTCGGATCGCCCTACGCCCGACTGCTGGCCCAGCCCGACCTGATGGCCCTGCTCGGGGCCGGGCGCACCGCCTGGCGCGATGTGCGCCGCGCGCTGACCGCCTGGGTGACCGTCCCCGCCCACCGCGCGGACATGGAGCCGCTGCTGCACCACCTGGACACGGTGACGCTGCATCTGCCGTACCGGGTCGCGGACTATGTGGACTTCTACGCCAGCGAGCACCACGCCTCCAACGTCGGCCGGATCTTCCGCCCGGACGCCGAGTCGCCCCTCACCCCCAACTGGAAGCACCTGCCGATCGGTTACCACGGGCGCGCGGGCACCGTCGTGGTCTCCGGCACCGAGGTCGTCCGCCCGGCCGGACAGCGCAAGGCCCCGGCCGACCAGGCGCCCGTCTTCGGCCCGTCCGTGAAGCTCGACATCGAGGCGGAGGTCGGCTTCGTCGTCGGCACCCCCTCCGAGCAGGGCACGCCCGTGCCGCTGGCCGACTTCCGGGACCACGTCTTCGGGATCTCGCTGCTCAACGACTGGTCGGCGCGCGACATCCAGGCCTGGGAGTACGTCCCGCTCGGCCCGTTCCTGGGCAAGTCCTTCGCGACCTCCGTCGCCGCCTGGGTCACCCCGCTGGAGGCCCTGGACGCCGCCCGCACCGCGCCGCCCGCCCGCGACCTGCCGGTCCTCCCCTATCTGGACGACTCCGCCGAGGACGAGCCCGGCGGCTACGACCTGCGGATGTCCGTCGCGATCAACGGGCACGTGGTCGCGGAGCCGCCGTTCGCCACGATGTACTGGACGGCCGCGCAGCAGCTCGCCCAGCTGACCGTCAACGGCGCCTCACTGCGCACCGGCGACCTGTACGCCTCGGGCACGGTCAGCGGGCCGGAGCCGGGCCAGCGCGGCTGCCTCCTCGAACTCACCTGGAACGGCCGCGACCCGCTGGACCTCCCGGACGGCAGCCGCACCTTCCTGGAGGACGGCGACACGGTCACCCTCACCGCCTGGGCCCCCGGCCCGGACGGCACCCGGGTGGGCCTGGGCGAGGTATCGGGCCGGGTGGTCCCGGCAGGCTGA
- a CDS encoding CocE/NonD family hydrolase, with amino-acid sequence MHIQTAFPYETTHEDLYIPLADGTQLYARIWRPVTDEPVPALLEYLPYRLSDWTAPRDWQRHPWYAGHGYASVRVDVRGHGNSEGMPGDEYDATELADGVAVIHWLAQQEWCSGRVGMFGISWGGFNSLQLAALAPEPLKAVVTVCSTDDRYDNDVHYMGGSVLAVDMHAWAATMLAFVCRPPDPADVGDDWRQMWLDRLEAVDPFIHTWLAHQTRDAYWKHGSVCEDYSAVEAAVLAVGGWHDPYRDTVLRLVEHLDPARVRGIIGPWSHQYPDRGLPPGPAIGFLQETLRWWDQHLKDKDTGVLEEPLLRAWISESHPPATVYETLPGRWVGESTWPSENITPVAYALQGGPQLVRSPQQTGLDAGRFFPFGNDADLPPDQRDEDAKSLCFEFPVADAPIEILGRPRVRLRIRMDVPRGQAIARLCDVAPDGSSTLVTRGALNLAARNGRDRTEDWPAGATEDVTFELNGIGHTFPPGHRIRLAVSSSYWPWIWPQAGSAGFTLEADGSLVELPVRGETEDPAISFEEPEQAEPLGVVYPETLDTPRPERLVVRDVAAGEWRLEVDPRYGGTRVYPDGLEFTEDARETYTIRQDDPLSARTRSDWTIRLHRPEMSWDVQIDTRSEITADADAFHTSNEVVCTEGGEVVFHRTWEKSIPRTSG; translated from the coding sequence ATGCACATCCAGACCGCGTTCCCGTACGAGACGACCCACGAGGACCTCTACATCCCCCTTGCGGACGGCACCCAGCTGTACGCGCGGATCTGGCGGCCGGTCACGGACGAACCCGTGCCCGCGCTCCTGGAGTACCTGCCGTACCGGCTGAGCGACTGGACCGCGCCGCGCGACTGGCAGCGCCACCCCTGGTACGCCGGACACGGCTACGCCTCGGTCCGGGTGGACGTACGCGGCCACGGCAACAGCGAGGGCATGCCGGGCGACGAGTACGACGCGACGGAGCTGGCGGACGGGGTCGCCGTCATCCACTGGCTGGCCCAGCAGGAGTGGTGCTCCGGCCGGGTCGGCATGTTCGGGATCTCCTGGGGCGGCTTCAACTCGCTCCAGCTCGCCGCGCTGGCCCCGGAGCCGCTGAAGGCCGTCGTCACCGTGTGCTCGACCGACGACCGCTACGACAACGACGTCCACTACATGGGCGGCTCGGTCCTCGCCGTGGACATGCACGCCTGGGCGGCCACCATGCTGGCCTTCGTCTGCCGGCCGCCCGACCCGGCGGACGTCGGCGACGACTGGCGGCAGATGTGGCTCGACCGGCTGGAGGCGGTGGACCCCTTCATCCACACCTGGCTCGCCCACCAGACCCGCGACGCCTACTGGAAGCACGGCAGCGTCTGCGAGGACTACTCGGCCGTCGAGGCCGCCGTCCTCGCGGTCGGCGGCTGGCACGACCCTTACCGCGACACCGTCCTCCGGCTCGTCGAGCACCTGGACCCGGCGCGGGTGCGCGGCATCATCGGGCCCTGGTCGCACCAGTACCCCGACCGCGGGCTGCCGCCCGGACCGGCCATCGGCTTCCTCCAGGAGACCCTGCGCTGGTGGGACCAGCACCTCAAGGACAAGGACACCGGGGTCCTGGAGGAGCCGCTGCTGCGGGCCTGGATCAGCGAGTCGCACCCGCCCGCCACCGTCTACGAGACGCTGCCCGGCCGCTGGGTCGGCGAGAGCACCTGGCCCTCGGAGAACATCACCCCGGTGGCGTACGCCCTCCAGGGCGGCCCGCAGCTCGTCCGCTCGCCGCAGCAGACCGGGCTCGACGCCGGACGCTTCTTCCCCTTCGGCAACGACGCCGACCTGCCGCCCGACCAGCGCGACGAGGACGCCAAGTCGCTCTGCTTCGAGTTCCCGGTGGCCGACGCGCCCATCGAGATCCTGGGCCGGCCCAGGGTGCGGCTGCGCATCCGGATGGACGTGCCGCGCGGCCAAGCCATCGCCCGGCTCTGCGACGTCGCCCCGGACGGCTCCTCCACCCTCGTCACGCGCGGCGCGCTCAACCTGGCCGCCCGCAACGGCCGCGACCGCACCGAGGACTGGCCCGCCGGCGCCACCGAGGACGTCACCTTCGAGCTGAACGGCATCGGCCACACCTTCCCGCCCGGCCACCGCATCCGGCTCGCCGTCTCCTCCTCGTACTGGCCCTGGATCTGGCCGCAGGCCGGCTCGGCGGGCTTCACCCTGGAGGCGGACGGCAGCCTCGTCGAACTCCCGGTGCGCGGGGAGACCGAGGACCCCGCGATCTCCTTCGAGGAGCCGGAGCAGGCCGAACCGCTGGGCGTGGTGTACCCCGAGACGCTGGACACGCCGCGCCCGGAGCGGCTGGTGGTCCGCGATGTCGCCGCGGGCGAGTGGCGCCTGGAGGTGGACCCGCGCTACGGCGGCACCCGCGTCTACCCGGACGGCCTGGAGTTCACCGAGGACGCGAGGGAGACGTACACCATCCGGCAGGACGACCCGCTCTCCGCGCGCACCCGCTCCGACTGGACGATCCGGCTGCACCGGCCGGAGATGTCCTGGGACGTGCAGATCGACACCCGCTCCGAGATCACCGCCGACGCCGACGCCTTCCACACCAGCAACGAGGTCGTCTGCACCGAGGGCGGCGAGGTCGTCTTCCACCGCACCTGGGAGAAGAGCATCCCGCGCACCTCCGGGTGA